The following are encoded together in the Arcobacter aquimarinus genome:
- a CDS encoding c-type cytochrome yields the protein MKKAILSAILLFGATSIFAQTTMCFKENHSSMSTIENIALNGGACDGKYSVNDMKKKGWIVDDIKISQSANGMNFIYILKTPTAITPIIAGNVSGNTEDMEARILAKLEEKKVAQEKAKVEEELKEAAIDAQNIYTNKCQSCHGINGEKSISGSRALKNLTVEEMDESIKDYKLGRVDRMSAITTAPIHTNNLDTKTIKGIYHYLNNLNNK from the coding sequence TTGAAAAAAGCAATTCTTTCAGCTATTTTATTATTTGGAGCTACATCAATTTTTGCTCAAACTACTATGTGTTTCAAAGAAAATCACTCATCAATGAGCACTATTGAAAACATAGCTTTAAATGGTGGTGCATGTGATGGAAAATATTCTGTAAATGATATGAAGAAAAAAGGTTGGATTGTTGATGATATAAAAATCTCTCAATCAGCAAATGGTATGAACTTTATCTATATTTTAAAAACTCCTACAGCAATAACTCCTATTATTGCGGGAAATGTATCAGGGAATACTGAAGATATGGAAGCTAGAATTTTAGCAAAATTAGAAGAGAAAAAAGTAGCACAAGAGAAAGCAAAAGTAGAAGAAGAGTTAAAAGAAGCAGCTATTGATGCACAAAATATTTACACAAACAAGTGTCAATCTTGTCATGGAATAAATGGTGAAAAATCAATATCAGGTTCAAGAGCTTTAAAAAATTTAACAGTTGAAGAAATGGATGAATCAATCAAAGATTATAAACTTGGAAGGGTAGATAGAATGAGTGCAATAACAACTGCACCAATTCATACAAATAACCTTGATACTAAAACTATTAAAGGTATTTATCATTATTTAAACAATTTAAATAATAAATAA